One Desulfuromonas sp. DNA window includes the following coding sequences:
- a CDS encoding DUF3750 domain-containing protein has protein sequence MPKVLVSILTILTLTGCMADKDWRTASREPAGIAPDPAETSEAVLHVYGADTWGWRGWFAIHTWIAAKKSNQDYYTVYEVIGWRQHGGMPVLRIARDHPDRYWFGERPVLLKEHQGAGVDAMIDAVAAAAGTYPWKNEYRAFPGPNSNTFTAWIAREVPEIGLELPFSAIGSGYLN, from the coding sequence ATGCCCAAAGTTCTGGTTTCAATTCTGACAATTCTGACACTGACCGGCTGCATGGCCGATAAAGACTGGCGCACCGCAAGCCGTGAACCGGCCGGGATTGCTCCCGACCCGGCAGAAACCAGCGAAGCAGTCCTGCATGTTTACGGCGCAGACACCTGGGGATGGCGCGGGTGGTTTGCTATCCACACCTGGATCGCTGCGAAAAAAAGTAATCAGGATTACTATACGGTTTACGAAGTGATCGGCTGGCGCCAGCATGGCGGAATGCCGGTTCTGCGGATTGCCAGGGATCATCCGGATCGTTACTGGTTCGGTGAAAGACCGGTTCTGCTCAAGGAGCATCAGGGCGCTGGCGTCGATGCCATGATCGATGCGGTTGCCGCCGCGGCAGGTACATACCCCTGGAAAAACGAATACCGGGCTTTTCCCGGCCCCAACAGCAACACCTTTACCGCCTGGATCGCCCGGGAAGTTCCTGAAATCGGACTTGAACTCCCCTTTTCAGCAATCGGTAGCGGCTATCTAAACTGA
- a CDS encoding TIGR00730 family Rossman fold protein — protein MELNFKKNSPEIEDRITELMDLVGVNHPRMIREMILSALKAGHDIDYLADLKQMRTTMKEMRYTSKIFGPYRHKRKVTIFGSARTGLDEPIYHKCVSFSQMLAERGYMVITGGGGGIMQAGNEGAGADNSFAINIRLPFEQDTNPVMSENDKVLMYQYFFNRKVAFLKEAAAVALFPGGFGTLDEAMEALTLMQTGKSQPIPLVLIDDDDGDYWEVWFDFIRDSLLKRGLISGEDFGLFTITRDAAEAVRVIDDFYRVYHSSRFVGDTFVIRLNSPLDSEQIETLHNEFSEILAPVSRFELTGPFEKEQDQPDLMSLPRLAFEFNRRNFGLLNAFIRRINSFSPDL, from the coding sequence ATGGAACTTAATTTCAAGAAAAACAGTCCGGAAATTGAAGATCGCATTACTGAGTTGATGGATCTGGTTGGCGTTAATCATCCGCGAATGATTCGCGAAATGATTCTCAGCGCCCTGAAGGCGGGGCATGACATCGATTATCTGGCCGACCTCAAACAGATGAGGACGACGATGAAGGAGATGCGTTATACCAGTAAAATTTTCGGACCGTACCGGCACAAGCGGAAGGTCACGATTTTCGGTTCGGCCCGGACCGGGCTGGATGAGCCGATCTATCACAAGTGCGTCAGCTTTTCGCAAATGCTGGCCGAACGGGGATACATGGTCATTACCGGCGGCGGCGGCGGTATCATGCAGGCCGGCAACGAAGGTGCCGGCGCCGACAACTCCTTTGCCATAAATATCCGTCTGCCTTTTGAACAGGATACCAACCCTGTGATGTCGGAGAACGACAAGGTTCTGATGTATCAATATTTTTTCAACCGCAAGGTGGCGTTTCTCAAGGAGGCCGCCGCCGTTGCCCTTTTCCCCGGCGGGTTCGGGACCCTCGATGAAGCGATGGAAGCGCTGACCCTCATGCAGACCGGGAAAAGTCAACCGATCCCGCTCGTTCTGATCGATGATGACGATGGTGATTACTGGGAGGTCTGGTTCGACTTTATCAGGGACAGCCTGTTAAAGCGTGGCCTGATTTCGGGTGAGGATTTCGGCCTTTTTACCATTACCCGGGATGCTGCCGAAGCGGTCCGGGTAATCGACGATTTCTACAGGGTTTATCACTCCAGCCGTTTCGTCGGTGATACCTTTGTTATCCGCCTGAATTCTCCCCTCGATTCGGAACAAATCGAGACTCTGCATAATGAATTCAGTGAGATCCTCGCTCCGGTGAGCCGTTTCGAGCTGACCGGTCCGTTCGAAAAGGAACAGGATCAGCCCGATCTGATGTCGTTGCCCCGTCTTGCATTCGAGTTCAATCGGCGAAATTTTGGCCTTCTCAACGCTTTTATCCGGCGGATTAATTCATTCAGCCCGGACCTTTGA
- a CDS encoding C4-dicarboxylate ABC transporter substrate-binding protein, which produces MKKFLGLLIAVALAVPFTPMTTVAADNQFVTIGTGGVTGVYYPTGGAICRLVNKTRKEHGIRCSVESTGGSIYNLNAIANGELDMGVAQSDWQYHAYNGTSKFEEQGPNKDLRAVFSVHPEPFTMVARADSGIKEFSDIKGKRVNIGNPGSGQRGTMEVVMDAKGMKIDDLKLASELKAAEQSGALCDNKIDAMVYVVGHPNGSIKEATTSCDSVLVNVVGSAIDKLIKEKPYYRKATIPGGMYRGNPNDTQTFGVGATFVSSAKVPNDVIYNVVKAVFDNFDDFKKLHPAFGVLKKEEMIKDGLSAPLHDGAKKYYKEVGLLK; this is translated from the coding sequence ATGAAGAAGTTTTTGGGATTGTTGATTGCGGTTGCTCTTGCGGTACCGTTTACACCGATGACAACGGTTGCTGCTGATAACCAGTTTGTCACGATCGGTACCGGTGGTGTCACCGGCGTTTATTATCCGACCGGCGGCGCGATCTGCCGTCTGGTCAACAAAACCCGGAAGGAGCATGGCATCCGGTGTTCGGTCGAAAGTACAGGTGGTTCCATTTACAACCTCAATGCTATCGCTAACGGTGAACTCGATATGGGCGTTGCCCAGTCCGATTGGCAATATCACGCCTATAACGGCACCAGCAAATTTGAGGAGCAGGGCCCGAACAAGGATTTGCGCGCTGTATTCTCAGTCCATCCCGAACCGTTCACCATGGTTGCGCGAGCCGATTCAGGGATCAAGGAATTCAGTGACATCAAGGGCAAGCGGGTCAATATCGGCAACCCGGGGTCCGGTCAGCGTGGCACTATGGAAGTCGTAATGGATGCCAAGGGGATGAAGATTGATGATTTGAAGCTGGCCTCGGAGCTCAAGGCAGCCGAGCAGTCCGGAGCCCTGTGTGACAACAAGATCGACGCCATGGTCTATGTTGTTGGTCATCCGAACGGTTCGATCAAGGAAGCCACTACTTCCTGTGATTCGGTCCTGGTTAACGTTGTCGGCTCGGCCATTGATAAACTGATCAAGGAAAAGCCTTATTATCGCAAGGCGACGATTCCTGGCGGCATGTATCGCGGCAACCCCAATGACACCCAGACTTTCGGTGTCGGCGCTACTTTCGTATCGTCCGCCAAGGTCCCCAACGACGTCATCTACAATGTTGTCAAGGCGGTCTTTGACAACTTCGATGATTTCAAGAAGCTGCATCCGGCTTTTGGTGTCCTGAAAAAAGAGGAGATGATCAAAGACGGTCTCTCGGCACCTCTGCATGACGGGGCGAAAAAGTACTACAAGGAAGTCGGTCTGCTGAAGTAA
- a CDS encoding C4-dicarboxylate ABC transporter substrate-binding protein, with protein sequence MKQPLKLIMVLFFAVFILTTVPVSARTQYVTIGTGAVAGVYYPTGIAISKMVNAKSQQYNLRVSVESTGGSVFNVNAIMVGDLEFGIVQSDRQYQAYNGTAEWAGKPQPNLRSIFSIHPESVTLLAAVDAGINRLDDLRGKTVLIGNPGSGQQGNALDVLEMAGIDYRTDLKAEDLRATEAAKMLQAGQIDAYFYTVGHPNDSFREATSGKRKTRFVPIDQAVVDRLIDKYPYYVPSEIPVAFYPGVKNRDNVPGFGVKATFCTSASVDEEVVYAIVKEVFEHLAEFKKMHPAYSVLTRQSMLQGLSAPLHRGAVRYYKESGLID encoded by the coding sequence ATGAAACAACCTCTCAAGCTGATCATGGTGCTCTTCTTTGCCGTGTTCATCCTCACGACTGTTCCGGTTTCGGCCCGAACACAATACGTGACAATCGGTACCGGAGCGGTTGCCGGGGTTTATTATCCGACCGGGATCGCCATCAGCAAGATGGTGAATGCTAAGAGTCAACAATACAACCTGCGGGTATCGGTTGAGTCGACCGGCGGCTCGGTTTTTAATGTCAACGCGATAATGGTCGGTGATCTTGAATTCGGGATTGTTCAATCGGATCGGCAATACCAGGCGTATAATGGAACCGCCGAATGGGCGGGAAAGCCACAGCCAAACCTCCGCTCGATATTCTCGATTCACCCCGAGTCGGTGACTCTGTTGGCTGCAGTTGATGCCGGCATCAACCGGCTTGATGACCTGCGGGGGAAAACCGTACTGATCGGCAACCCGGGTTCAGGTCAACAGGGCAATGCTCTCGATGTTCTCGAAATGGCCGGGATCGATTACAGGACAGACCTGAAAGCAGAAGACTTGCGGGCAACCGAAGCGGCCAAGATGCTGCAGGCCGGACAGATTGATGCCTATTTCTATACCGTTGGACATCCGAACGACTCTTTCCGTGAAGCGACTTCAGGCAAGCGAAAAACCCGGTTTGTGCCGATTGATCAGGCTGTTGTCGATCGTTTGATCGATAAATATCCCTACTACGTGCCATCGGAAATTCCAGTTGCTTTTTATCCCGGGGTAAAAAACAGAGATAATGTTCCCGGTTTTGGCGTCAAGGCGACTTTCTGTACATCGGCTTCTGTCGATGAAGAGGTGGTCTATGCAATCGTGAAAGAGGTTTTCGAGCATCTTGCTGAATTCAAGAAAATGCACCCGGCCTATTCGGTGCTGACCAGGCAAAGCATGCTACAGGGCTTGTCAGCGCCGCTACACCGTGGTGCCGTCCGCTATTACAAGGAGTCCGGACTGATCGACTAA